The genomic DNA GGCCAGCATGCCCCCGGCAAGTGTTGCATAGGGCTATCGCGTGTAGGTTCTCTTTGATGAGAGCCCGCTTCCCTGTTCATCTAGTAGTTGAGAATCCTGTCCGCCTTTATCATTTCCTCATACAGAAATTTCATGCTGGACAACTTGACGTATTCGCTTTCATCCACCCCGTGGATGCTCAGGCACTTCCCTCAGGCGACCAGCGCGCCCTCGCTTAGGGCGAACATTTTCGCCTGTTCGGCGATCGGGAATGCTTCCGAATCGCCCGCATACAAATCAACGGCGCTGGCGTTCAGGAACAACGTGACGTCCTCACCCTCGTTCAACAGGAAGTTGCCGAAACGGATAGTGTTCCATTTCACTTCCGGGTCGTTGCTGGAAAGAATGATCAAGACTTGCATAGAGGCTCCTTCGATTTGACATTGCCTAAGCATAGATTGTTTCCATGCCAAGTTGAACAAAAACTGCGCTTTCCCCCGAAATTCGGACCACCGGTTAAGGTGGAATCAGCGTCCTTAAACCGATAAGGAAGGGCGTATGACAAAGAGCAACAAAAGACGGAAGCATTCGGACAAGTTCAAGGCCAAGGTCGCGCTTGAGGCGATACGTGGCGTGAAGACGCTGGCGCAATTGGCTGCTGAGTACAAAGTGCACCCAAACCAG from Paucidesulfovibrio longus DSM 6739 includes the following:
- a CDS encoding DsrE family protein gives rise to the protein MQVLIILSSNDPEVKWNTIRFGNFLLNEGEDVTLFLNASAVDLYAGDSEAFPIAEQAKMFALSEGALVAUGKCLSIHGVDESEYVKLSSMKFLYEEMIKADRILNY